A stretch of the Arachis stenosperma cultivar V10309 chromosome 6, arast.V10309.gnm1.PFL2, whole genome shotgun sequence genome encodes the following:
- the LOC130934524 gene encoding protein FAR1-RELATED SEQUENCE 6-like encodes MRSSYTSAMPRLNVTEVGSEEMDTCYEEMPLLDLSQVGSEEMDPGHQVPDHDGLREDEIPCVGMRFDQLQMAHEFYVTYAKKVGFATKIRTTTCDKLTNQPINQAIHCNRDGFRVSRVKASTRKNRISAAGCKARIYVKFDKEAHDWVFFKVELSHSHPCSARKAVHYHEYRQLTMHAKCVIEDNDEAGIRPNKTFLALANESGGPSNLGYSEKDLRNYITARLRTSNVNVDVREMMNYFMRMKDINPNFFYAVNLDDDCKFRGAVWVDARCRASFEYYGDVVSLDSTYSTNKHGLPFASFVGVNHHGKSTILGCALLGNEEIPSYEWVFRQWVKCMGTAPQRIITDQCKSIFRAIKNVFPDTRHRWCIWHITKKLPHKLGGYRRYRELYDEFNDIVWNSRTEQSFEDNWYELIDEHNLHNNTWLSDLFDDRRMWVPIYFKGEFWAAMRSTQRSESMHSFYGNFLHSRTSLVQFVHEYDNVLGIKEQRELEDDAADSRGDVQIEFVKKANCRVSVVAEEGPGACMKVEEEILVNEAILCVPYDVHFERSTQEVRCECNLFESSGVLCCHCLAVFHYYKVYKVPNRYVLSRWSKNIKRKHTYVKSSHDVSRSDESHVAFRGLCAHFYNVAQDFVNDDEETALLHAALEETRAKLTAHRAKKRSESVADSHNNIGSTSLNVATVMDIQAPSKVNTKGRPKSKRLGAALEKSIKKSTRKRNKPDPPVVCPKPTQDVRFGGVVGHADPEQLGGFMSLLSSFNKN; translated from the exons ATGCGGTCCAGTTATACATCT GCCATGCCAAGATTGAATGTTACTGAGGTTGGAAGTGAAGAAATGGATACTTGTTACGAG GAGATGCCGCTTTTGGATCTCTCCCAGGTTGGAAGTGAAGAGATGGATCCTGGTCACCAG gTACCGGATCATGATGGCCTTCGGGAAGATGAAATACCTTGTGTTGGAATGCGGTTTGATCAATTGCAAATGGCTCACGAATTCTATGTGACATACGCAAAGAAAGTCGGGTTTGCCACTAAGATACGGACGACAACCTGTGATAAGCTCACAAATCAACCCATTAATCAAGCTATTCACTGTAATAGGGATGGGTTCCGTGTGTCTCGTGTCAAAGCCTCAACGCGGAAGAATAGGATCTCAGCCGCTGGGTGTAAGGCAAGGATATACGTGAAGTTTGACAAGGAGGCGCATGATTGGGTTTTCTTCAAGGTAGAGCTGAGTCACTCGCACCCATGTTCAGCGAGGAAAGCGGTGCATTACCATGAGTATAGGCAGCTGACCATGCATGCGAAGTGCGTGATCGAGGATAATGATGAGGCTGGGATTCGACCAAACAAGACTTTCCTAGCTTTGGCAAATGAGTCTGGGGGCCCATCTAATCTGGGATACTCAGAAAAGGATTTACGAAACTATATTACAGCTAGGCTCCGAACCAGCAACGTCAACGTTGATGTCAGAGAGATGATGAACTATTTCATGAGAATGAAGGACATCAATCCCAACTTCTTCTACGCGGTGAATTTGGATGATGACTGTAAATTTCGGGGTGCAGTATGGGTGGATGCAAGGTGTAGGGCGTCGTTCGAATATTATGGAGATGTTGTGTCACTTGATAGCACATACAGCACAAACAA GCATGGATTACCATTTGCGTCCTTCGTCGGTGTCAACCACCATGGTAAGTCGACCATCCTTGGTTGTGCTCTCCTTGGAAATGAGGAAATCCCAAGTTATGAGTGGGTTTTCCGCCAATGGGTCAAGTGCATGGGAACTGCTCCACAGCGGATCATCACCGATCAATGCAAATCCATTTTTCGTGCAATAAAAAATGTGTTCCCCGATACACGCCACCGGTGGTGCATCTGGCACATTACGAAGAAGTTACCGCACAAGCTTGGAGGTTATCGCCGGTACAGAGAGTTGTATGATGAGTTCAATGatattgtgtggaactctcgaACCGAGCAGTCATTTGAGGATAACTGGTATGAATTAATAGACGAGCACAACTTACATAACAACACATGGCTGTCAG ACCTCTTTGATGATCGACGCATGTGGGTCCCAATATACTTCAAGGGTGAATTTTGGGCTGCCATGAGGAGCACGCAAAGGAGTGAGAGCATGCACTCATTCTATGGAAATTTCTTACACAGTCGGACTAGCTTGGTCCAATTTGTTCACGAATATGACAATGTGCTTGGAATTAAGGAGCAAAGGGAACTGGAGGATGACGCAGCAGACTCGAGGGG GGATGTTCAAATAGAGTTTGTCAAGAAGGCTAATTGTAGGGTCTCTGTTGTTGCTGAAGAGGGGCCAGGTGCATGCATGAAGGTTGAAGAGGAAATACTAGTGAATGAAGCTATTCTTTGCGTTCCGTACGACGTCCACTTCGAACGATCCACGCAGGAGGTTCGTTGTGAGTGCAATCTATTTGAGAGTTCAGGAGTGTTATGCTGTCATTGTCTTGCAGTTTTCCATTATTACAAGGTGTATAAAGTACCTAATCGATATGTTCTCTCTCGTTGGAGTAAGAACATAAAGCGCAAGCATACTTATGTCAAGAGTAGTCACGATGTCAGCCGGTCGGATGAGAGTCATGTTGCATTCAGGGGACTATGTGCACACTTCTACAATGTTGCTCAGGATTTTGTAAACGATGACGAAGAAACGGCCTTGCTTCATGCTGCTCTAGAAGAAACGAGAGCTAAGCTGACTGCTCACCGTGCCAAGAAGAGGTCCGAGAGTGTGGCGGACTCCCACAACAATATTGGCTCGACAAGTTTGAATGTTGCCACAGTGATGGACATCCAAGCCCCATCGAAGGTCAACACAAAGGGCCGCCCAAAGAGTAAGAGGCTCGGCGCTGCCCTGGAGAAGTCAATTAAAAAATCTACCCGGAAGAGAAACAAGCCTGATCCACCG GTGGTTTGTCCGAAGCCAACTCAAGATGTAAGATTCGGTGGTGTTGTAGGCCACGCTGATCCCGAACAACTTGGTGGCTTCATGTCTTTGTTAAGCTcctttaacaaaaattaa